The following nucleotide sequence is from Candidatus Babeliales bacterium.
CACCAACGGGCACACCACCAACGGGCACACCACCAACGGGCACACCACCAACGGGCACACCACCAACGGGCACACCAAAAAAAGGCAAAAAAAGTTTGAAACAACTAAAGAAAGGGCTCAAAGCTCTTAAAACCAAACTTGCAGCGCTAGCTCAAGAGCTTAATAAAATTAAATAACCTTAAAAAAGGGGTTCTGCTATGACAATAAAAACCATACTTCGTCTCTTATTTCTCGCGTGCGCTCTTACTTCTCTTGATGGGATTTTAAGCGCTAGCATACCGCCACCACCACCGCCACCGCCACCTCCAGGCTTGATACCGCCTCCGCCTGGCGGCGGGGGAGGATCTCCTGCAGCAACACGTCGGGCTGCAACATCTGCTGAAGAAGTACCAAATAGCAAAGAACGCTTAGCGTACTTAAAAGAAGTTGAAAAATTGGGCTGGAGATTTCTTACCGCAGCAGAAAAAACTGAACTTACAGATCTTAAAGTAGCAGAAGCAAACGGCACGTTAGGAGCTGCTCCAGTGGGAGGAACGGGCGGACCTGGAGATGGCTCAGCAACAAAAACAAGACAACCTACCCCTACCACAGCAGGCGAAGAAAGCCCAACGCGCCTTGCATTCTTGGAAAGCTTGCCACTCGTAGGAACTGATGGAATTACTGCCGGGGAACTTAGCGAAAAAGCTAAACTAATACTACTAAAAAAAGCAGGCTGGCCAAAAATATCAACCGGACCTCGACCAACTAGTCCTTTACCAGCTCCAGATATTACATCTGATGAATTTGCTTTAATGGTTTATGCGATAAGCAAGGGTGCCGAGAGCATTGCTCCAGGAAAAAGAATCAACATCAATGACTGCCTTGAACCTGAACATGTAAATAATTTGATACTAATTTTACTCAAACATCTTCATGCCGACAGCAATCCTTTTGATGGTCAAAAAAAAGATATCTCAGCACTGCTTGGAGAAACAAAAGTAGAAATTACACTCGATAAAAACACTATGAAAATAGTAAAGGATTTCATAACCGTTAAAAATAAAAAGCCAGAACTTCCTGAATACCCAGGCAGATACACACTGAAACAAGTAGAAAATTTAAAAGACACCAACGTACCAGTCGCTGGGCCAGGAACTGGTGGAGGCAGCGGGCCTAGAGTTGGTAGCGGCACCCCAGGCACAGAAACAGCTGCACAAAAGAACGAACGACTGGCAACTGAACTTAGGGCATTGTTTGATGTTGTAGAAGGGAAAATAGGCGTCAACACAACATCACTTGCATCTTCAGCAGGAGGCAAACAAACTATAAATGCTCAAGCTAAATCATTCAAAGATACATTGGTTGATAGTCGAAAAGCACCTAAGGGAGCCTTAGACATATTCTTTACCACAAAAGTTGATACTGATAATAAAAAATTGATAAAAATTTGGCTGAATGTTTTTGTAGAAAACAATATAGACAAAAGGACTCTAGAAAATATAATTACAACCTACCTACCATAACCCTCAAAAATAATTCAGGGCCCCGGTTTCTCGGGGCCCTTCTTTTTTCTCTTATCTCAAACCTATTTCTTTATCTCATTCCCGCCATCTTGCGCAACCGCTCAATCCTCTTTTCCATTGGCGGATGTGTAGAAAACAAACTCATCATGCCTTTGCCAGAAAACGGATAGACAATAAACAAGCTTGCCGACGCTGCTTGCGCTGGCGAACTGGGCTGCGTGCGACTGTGCTTGCCGGCATCATGCAACTTTTCTAGCGCTGAAGCAAGTGCAAGTGGGTCGTGGCAATGATGCGCGCCCGATTCGTCTGCTTGGTACTCACGAGCACGTGAGACGGCCAACTGAATGAGCATGGCGGCAAACGGCATCACAATTGCAACCACGAGTGCTGCCAAACCGTTTGAGCGACTGTCGCGGTCATTACGGCCGTAGCCAAAAATTACCGCCCACTGCAACATGTTGGCAAGATAGCCAATGGCAGTGGCAATAGTTGCGGCAATGGTGCCAATTAAAATATCGCGATTTTTAATGTGAGAAAGTTCATGCGCCAGCACGCCACGCAATTCATTTTCGTCCAAAAGATCTAAAATGCCCTGCGTTACCGCGACTGATGCATGCTGCGGATTGCGGCCGGTTGCAAACGCATTGGCCATGCTGGTTGGCAAATACCACAACTTTGGCATGGGCATGTTGGCATTGTCGCACAAGTCTTGAACCATGTCGTAAATATACTGAAAGCGTTCTTGGTCAAGCGGCTTGGCGCCGTACATTGCCAATACAATTTTGTCTGAGTAAAAATAAGTTACAAAGTTTAACAACAATGAAAAGATGAACGCAAAAAGAACGCCGTTGTTGCCACCAATCCAATGGCCCATGAGCAACATAAGCCCACTCAAGCCTGCTAAAAGCGCGGCGGTTTTAATCGAGTTTAAAAACATATGAAGTACCTTTCGTTTAATTTTATCGGCAGTTTATCGGTAATTTATCGGCACCTTTTTATGGTTTCATGCCTTCGCGCACCATAATCAGCCCTGAGCGTAATTTTTCTTTTGGATCTTCCAGCGCCACCGCTTTTGATCCCAATAACTGCAAAAATTTTAGATATGGAATCAAATCTGGCGTACTCTGCCAAAGCTGGGCAGGCACTTTACACAAAAACTCCATGCCATAAAAAATTAATGCAATCCTTTTAAACAGTTGTAATTTTGCCATTTCAGCATCGGTTGGTTGACGGTGCAAATATAACGTTAACAATTGTTTTTCTGCCTCAGCCGAGTAACAATAAAAAATAGCAACTTGTGCGATATCAATATACGGATCATCCATGCCAAATGAATCATAATCAACGGCAAAAAACTGCCCTTTTGAAAAGATCAAGTTACCTGGATTCATATCGCGATGACATGGCTTAGATGCTAAATTTTGAGAAACTTTTTGTACTAACTTTTCAAGATAAGTTTGTACTGCTGACAGTTCAAGCAGCGTTTGTTTCACGCCCTTGAGCTTGTTAATGGCAGCATACGTAAGATCCCAAAGGCTGCCAGAACTTTCTATGCGAGGGCTTTGGTGAATTTTGTTAAGTAAAATTACCAAATCATTAAGAATATTTTTTTTGTCTGGTTGCTCTGGTTCAAGATAATCCATAACAACCGCACCCTGCTCAACATTGTCCCAATAAATCTTGGGCCCGTAACCGCTCGTTGCCGCTGCTTTTTGAGCCCTAATAAGTTTGGGAATTTGGTCGCTTGATAAGTGATCGAAGAAACGAACAACGTACTGGTCGGTACCTTTGCTTGCAAGAAAAATTGGCGCGCCCGAAAGACCGCCTTTTAAGATGTTAACCTGCCAATTTTGGCTAGATCCAAAAGCATTTTCTAGCGCAGCAAGTACTTTGTTATCAGTTTGTTGAACATGGCTTTTTTGTCCACATGCCGATAACACTAACAACGCGATGCTTAACAATATTTTTTTCATATTTTTTTGTCGTTAAAATTCAGCCATTGTACCATAGCTTTGATTTTTTAATTTCTTAATCTCATCAACTGGCAACGACGTCATATCTGCTATTGTTTCGACATCAAAGCCTTTGGAAAGCATTTTTCTTGCTGTTTCAAGTTGCCGTTCTCTGCTTCCTTTTTCGATCCCTTGCTGCCTTGCTCTTTTTGCGTATTCTTCTGCATTCATAGCCAAATAATCGTTTGTTTCTCGCGAGTGAGATTCAATTAACTTTCTTTCATACAAAGATTGTTCTGAATCGGACAAGGTGATTTGATTAAGCAACTGGCAGGCCTCGCCAAATTCTGCTTGCTTGAGTGGCTCTGGAATGTGATTATAAAAACCAATTTCTTTGAGCAAAAATAACCACTTATCTTCGTTGGTTACCAACTCATGCTCTTTTTTGTTAAATTTAGGCAACTCAATAAAAACAAACGTCAAATCATCTAAATCATGCTCATACGTCTTGCTGTCAACAAGATAGTGAATGGATTTATGATTGCGTTTGTTGGGAAACACTTCAAATTGTTTGGTAATGGCAACCACCGTTACGGGATTCAAATCATCATACGGCATCGCTTTGCCCAGCTGGTTGGTGTACGTTTTTGCGCCATAATAAACAATGCGACTGCCAAACGCCCTCATCCAGGCATTTTGCATTTCGATAATAAACTTGCGCCCGCTACGATCAGTACAAAAAATATCCAAGATATTTTCTTTTTTTTCCGCGCTCACCGGCAACTGTTCATTATTCAAGAATTGAATAGTTTCAATGCGCCGATCATCGGTATACTCAAGCATGGTGTTGAGAAATGAGATAGTAACGCGTTTATGGTCTTCTGAACCAAACAGCTTTTTAAACGCTAAATCAATTTTGGGATCAAGAAACTTCATGATATTTTTCCTGCATTAATCTTGGTCGTACTCAATTTCCCAGTCATCAACTTTGGCTTTTTTATTCTTTTCTTCAACCGGCTTTTCAGGCTGCTCAACAATCTCAATTGATTGCTGGCGCTCAGTCAAACGCAAATTTTCTTGCTTCATGTCCAACAACCGCTGGGCCTGCTGCTTGGCATCACTTTTGTACGCGGTTGTTTGCTCTTCAAGCTGGCCTTGCGCCTCATCAAATAACTTGTTAACGTTGCCCTGCAACTTGGTAATCTTTTTTTGCAGCTTTAAAATAATTTCTACACCGGCCAAGTTAACGCCCATTTTGTGCGTCAAATTGATAATCTCTTCCAGGCGCTCAATATCTTCTTCGGCAAAAAGTCGCGTGTTGCCAGACGACCGTTTAGGCGTTAGTAAGCCCTCTTTTTCGTACATCCGAATAGTTTGCTGATGCACCGAAAACATTTCTGCAACAACGGAGATGGAATAAAAGCCCTTCTTTTTCTTCATCGGGACCTCATCTTCATAAAGTTTCCCCTTTTTATTTATTAGCTTCACTTTCAAGAATGGTTAAGAACGCTTCTTGTGGCAACTCAACGTTACCAACCTGCTTCATCTTCTTTTTACCTTCTTTTTGCTTTTCAAGCAACTTGCGTTTACGCGTTATATCGCCGCCATAACATTTTGCGGTAACGTTTTTGCGCAACGCAGAAACAGATTCACGTGCAATAATTTTAGCGCCAATGGCCGCTTGAATTGCAACGTCAAACATTTGGCGCGGGATAACGGTTTTTAACTTGGCAGTCAACTGACGACCAACATAAAACGCTTTATCGTTATGCACAATCAATGAAAGCGCGTCAACCGGCTTGCCGTTGAGCAACACGTTCATCTTGACCAAATCAGCTGATTGGTAGCCCGCTTCTTCATAATCAAAGCTTGCATAGCCAGCACTCAGCGATTTTAATTTGTCGTAAAAGTCGGTAACAATTTCGTTAAGCGGCATGCTGTAGGTTAGCACCAAACGGTTTTCGTCCAAATACGTCATCGCTTTTTGCTCACCACGACGGTCTTGGCATAGCTTTAAAACGCCGCCCAAATAATCTTTTGGCGTAATAATGGTTGCCTTGATCATGGGCTCTAAAATATCTTGAATTTTTACTTCTTCAGGAAATTTTGACGGGTTGTCGATAACCGCTTCTTCACCGTTGGTTAGCACCACGCGATACGAAACGGTTGGCGAAGTAGCAATAATAGTAACATTGTGCTCTTGCTCAAGACGCTGCTTAAAAACGTCCATGTGCAGCAAGCCCAAGAAGCCACAACGAAACCCAATCCCCAGCGCTGCCGAGCTTTCTTTTTCAACATGCACACTTGGATCGTTGAGCGTTAATTTTTCAATAGCGTCACGCACCAACTCAAATTCTGATGTTTCAACCGGATAAATACCGGCAAACACCATCGACTTTGCTGGCTTAAAGCCGGGCAATGGCGTGACCGGATATTTTTTGTGAAAGAAGGTATCACCAATCCGCGCTTCTTTAACCGTTTTCATACCACTGATCAAATAGCCCACCTGGCCGGTATAAAGCGCCGGCATTGGCAGAGGGTTTGGGTACATCAGGCCAAGATCAAGTACTTCGTATGCTTGGCCGGTGTGCGCAGCAACAATAGTATCGCCCTTGCGAATACAACCGTCCAACACTTCAATCAAGCAGACAACACCACGATATTCGTCGTACCACGAGTCGAACAACAATCCTTTGAAATGCTTGTTTTCATCCCCAGCTGGTGGCTTAATACGGTTGATAATAGCAGGGAAAAGCTGCTCAATATTGAGCCCGGTCTTTGCCGAAATCAACACCGTTTCGTCCCACTGCAAGTCAAAAACTTTTGCCATTTCTTTGCTCACACGCTCAGGGTCGGCCGCTTGCATATCAATTTTGTTGATAACCGGAATAATGGAAAGATCGGCATCAAACGCCAAAAAGAAGTTGGCCATGGTTTGCGCTTGCACGCCCTGCACCGCGTCAACCAGCAAGAGCGCACCTTGGCACGCTGCCAGCGAACGCGAAACTTCATAACTAAAGTCTACGTGGCCTGGCGTGTCGATCAAGTTAAGCAAATAAACTTCGCCCTGATATTCATAAAAAAGCGAGGCCGTTTGTGCTTTTACCGTAATACCACGCTCTTTTTCAACCTGCAACTTATCAAGCACTTGTTCGTGCTTAATGCGGTCAGAAATGGTGCCGGTAACTTCAAGCAAGCGGTCGGCAAGCGTTGACTTGCCGTGGTCGATATGCGCAATAATAGAAAAGTTGCGAATATTTTTTGTTTTAAAATTTTCGAGATTAAACGAAGGAAGCGTACGAATATCCATAATTACATCTTCTCTGGTCGGCTTACGCCAAGGAGTGTCAAACAAGTGTGCAACGTGTTACGAACAAGAACAGCCAAGAACAACCGCATGTTGGTTACTTCTGGATTGTCTGTATCAATGATGCGATTGTTGGTATAAAAATTATGAAACTTGTTTGCAAGTTCCCACGAATAATACGCCAACAAATGCGTTTGGTAGCTCTGCTCGATAGTTTTTAAAATATCTTGCAGCGAAACTATTTTTTTCAAAAGTTCATTTTCTGCCGGGCCTGCGTGCGCAAAAACATGATGCAATGCATCAGCTTTGCAGGCACTTTCCTGGCCCAGGCTACAATTTTTAAGTTGCTGAGCAAAACTGGCAAAGGCCGGCTCAAGAGCTGCTTTTTCTAAAACACTCATAATGCGCACATACGCATACTGAATGTAGAACACCGGGTTTTCATTGCTCTTTTTCAACGCAATACTTAAATCAAGCTCAAGATGCGCTTCAGCTTTGCGATTCAAATAAAAGAAACGCGCAACGTCCGTACCTACGGCATCAACCACATCGCGCAGCGTGGTAAAGCTGCCCGAGCGCTTAGACATTTTGACGGCTTCTTCGCCTTTTTTAATGCTCACCAGTTGGTACAAAATAACATCAAGTTTGTCGGCCGGATACCCAAGCGCCTGCATGGTCGCTTTTAAACGCATAACGTAGCCATGGTGATCTTGGCCAAAAATGTTAATCAAGTGGTCATAACCACGTTCAAATTTGTTTTGGTGGTAGGCAACGTCACCGGCAATGTAGGTCATTTCGCCGGTAGATTTTTTAACAACACGATCTTTTTCATCGCCAAATTCTGTTGACTTGAACCACAGCGCACCATCTTGTTCATAAGCCAGACCGGCTTTTTTAAGCTTTTTGAGTGCTGCATCAACCGAACCGTTGTCGTGCAATTTCTTTTCAGAGAACCATTCGTCAAATTTTATGCCGTACAGCAACAAGTCTTCTTTAATAATTTGGAGCAGATGGTTTTTTGCATACTCTTCAAAGAATTCGTCGTCTTTAAGTACAACGTCTTCACCAAATTCTTGCAAACATTCCTGCGCAATATCATTAATGTACTCGCCCTGATACGCGCCCTCTGGCAAATCTTCAGGCATACCAAGTTGCTGTTTGCAACGCACTTGCAACGTTTGGCCAAGTAATTTTATTTGGTTGCCGGCATCGTTGATATAATATTCGCGATGAACCGTGTGACCAAGAAACGAAAGCGCATTAGCCAGCACGTCGCCAATAATCCCACCGCGGCCAGTGCCAAGATGTGGCGGACCGGTAGGGTTTGCGCTTACGTACTCAATAAGATATTTTTTAAGCGGCTCGCCCTCGAGTTTAAAAAATTCGGTTGGAGCGGCAAGAAGCTGGGCAGCAACCAGCTCCCACATTTTTTGCTTGAAGGCAAAGTTTAAAAAGCCAGGACCAGCAATAGTAATGCTCTCTAAATATTCAGCCAGTAAACCTTGCTTAACTTCCTGAAGTTCTTGTTGCAACCGTTGAGCCAGCTGGCGTGGGTTTTGTTGCAATGCGCGTGCCAACACCATGGCCGCATTACAGCTCATATCGCCAAAAGTAGCATCTTTGTCTACGTTAAGTGTGACTTCTAGTGATGCAGACTGGGCGGGGCTGAGGCTAAAAGATTTTTGAATAGCCGCAATAATTTCTTTTTTTAACGTCTTAATTATATTCATTGAGTACTCTGGTTACGCAAAAATTTTGGGTACTAAACAGTAATTGTTCCCATTTTAGCAGGGATTAAGAATATTGAAAAGAACAGAAAGTAGCGCAACCCTAGAATGTCCAGCCTAGTCGAAGCGAAGCAGTACCACCAACCATGTTAATGGCAAAGGAACGCTTGCTCTCACTACGAATTGGCAAAGCAAATTCAAAGGCAATCACCGGACCCCAGTCATTACCAGGAACATGAACTTTAACATCGTATTCTGCCCAGAAATGCACCGCATGTGCCTGCCAACCTTTCCAGCGCTGATCGGCATTGATTATATCATTTTTAGAAATATAGAAAGGTTGTGGCATACGTGCTGCTTGCTGATCAGCGTAAGTTTTTAGAAATTTTTCATCTTCAAGATGCACACGTGCTTTATCTTGATGCGTATACGAATAACCAACTAACGCCGAAAAACCTTGAAAAATTTTTTCAACTTTCACATAGCCAGAAAGATGCCACAAATTTGCATAGTCAACTTCTGTGTGCGCTTTACCAAGCATTGCAAAACCAGACTGATTTGCATCAGTTTTTAAACGAACGTCTCGATGATCTTGAAAAAAAATAGTAGCTCCACCATTAATACCAACTGCTAATTTTTCTAACACACCAAGCTCAGCACTGGCACGCGCATCAATTGCCCATAAACTATTGTAGCCCAACGGAATGGCAATTAAGGTATCTTCTTTTTTGCGCGAAGCCACAGGAATCAGACCACCAATTTGCACCGAGCCCCGTAAATATTTGAGATCTTTATTGAAAAGCGTGGTGCTAGCACCTTCCCAACCGGCAGCAACTAAAATTTCTGGCACGGTAGTCAAACTGAATTGATCGTTAATGTCGGTAAAACCGTTTTCTTTTAAGATTGCTGGCAACTCCATGGTAATAAAATCTTCAACATTTTTGCCATTAACTGCGGCTGCACCCAAATTTTTATGCGTAATATTATACAATTTTACATGTCGAATGGGCGCATGCGCCATGAAATAAAGCCCAGAAAAAATTGATTGTTTAAACGTAAGACCAACTTGATACGTATTA
It contains:
- a CDS encoding zinc metalloprotease HtpX, which gives rise to MFLNSIKTAALLAGLSGLMLLMGHWIGGNNGVLFAFIFSLLLNFVTYFYSDKIVLAMYGAKPLDQERFQYIYDMVQDLCDNANMPMPKLWYLPTSMANAFATGRNPQHASVAVTQGILDLLDENELRGVLAHELSHIKNRDILIGTIAATIATAIGYLANMLQWAVIFGYGRNDRDSRSNGLAALVVAIVMPFAAMLIQLAVSRAREYQADESGAHHCHDPLALASALEKLHDAGKHSRTQPSSPAQAASASLFIVYPFSGKGMMSLFSTHPPMEKRIERLRKMAGMR
- a CDS encoding phosphotransferase, whose protein sequence is MKKILLSIALLVLSACGQKSHVQQTDNKVLAALENAFGSSQNWQVNILKGGLSGAPIFLASKGTDQYVVRFFDHLSSDQIPKLIRAQKAAATSGYGPKIYWDNVEQGAVVMDYLEPEQPDKKNILNDLVILLNKIHQSPRIESSGSLWDLTYAAINKLKGVKQTLLELSAVQTYLEKLVQKVSQNLASKPCHRDMNPGNLIFSKGQFFAVDYDSFGMDDPYIDIAQVAIFYCYSAEAEKQLLTLYLHRQPTDAEMAKLQLFKRIALIFYGMEFLCKVPAQLWQSTPDLIPYLKFLQLLGSKAVALEDPKEKLRSGLIMVREGMKP
- a CDS encoding Rpn family recombination-promoting nuclease/putative transposase yields the protein MKFLDPKIDLAFKKLFGSEDHKRVTISFLNTMLEYTDDRRIETIQFLNNEQLPVSAEKKENILDIFCTDRSGRKFIIEMQNAWMRAFGSRIVYYGAKTYTNQLGKAMPYDDLNPVTVVAITKQFEVFPNKRNHKSIHYLVDSKTYEHDLDDLTFVFIELPKFNKKEHELVTNEDKWLFLLKEIGFYNHIPEPLKQAEFGEACQLLNQITLSDSEQSLYERKLIESHSRETNDYLAMNAEEYAKRARQQGIEKGSRERQLETARKMLSKGFDVETIADMTSLPVDEIKKLKNQSYGTMAEF
- a CDS encoding MerR family transcriptional regulator, which produces MKKKKGFYSISVVAEMFSVHQQTIRMYEKEGLLTPKRSSGNTRLFAEEDIERLEEIINLTHKMGVNLAGVEIILKLQKKITKLQGNVNKLFDEAQGQLEEQTTAYKSDAKQQAQRLLDMKQENLRLTERQQSIEIVEQPEKPVEEKNKKAKVDDWEIEYDQD
- the lepA gene encoding translation elongation factor 4 encodes the protein MDIRTLPSFNLENFKTKNIRNFSIIAHIDHGKSTLADRLLEVTGTISDRIKHEQVLDKLQVEKERGITVKAQTASLFYEYQGEVYLLNLIDTPGHVDFSYEVSRSLAACQGALLLVDAVQGVQAQTMANFFLAFDADLSIIPVINKIDMQAADPERVSKEMAKVFDLQWDETVLISAKTGLNIEQLFPAIINRIKPPAGDENKHFKGLLFDSWYDEYRGVVCLIEVLDGCIRKGDTIVAAHTGQAYEVLDLGLMYPNPLPMPALYTGQVGYLISGMKTVKEARIGDTFFHKKYPVTPLPGFKPAKSMVFAGIYPVETSEFELVRDAIEKLTLNDPSVHVEKESSAALGIGFRCGFLGLLHMDVFKQRLEQEHNVTIIATSPTVSYRVVLTNGEEAVIDNPSKFPEEVKIQDILEPMIKATIITPKDYLGGVLKLCQDRRGEQKAMTYLDENRLVLTYSMPLNEIVTDFYDKLKSLSAGYASFDYEEAGYQSADLVKMNVLLNGKPVDALSLIVHNDKAFYVGRQLTAKLKTVIPRQMFDVAIQAAIGAKIIARESVSALRKNVTAKCYGGDITRKRKLLEKQKEGKKKMKQVGNVELPQEAFLTILESEANK
- the argS gene encoding arginine--tRNA ligase, which encodes MNIIKTLKKEIIAAIQKSFSLSPAQSASLEVTLNVDKDATFGDMSCNAAMVLARALQQNPRQLAQRLQQELQEVKQGLLAEYLESITIAGPGFLNFAFKQKMWELVAAQLLAAPTEFFKLEGEPLKKYLIEYVSANPTGPPHLGTGRGGIIGDVLANALSFLGHTVHREYYINDAGNQIKLLGQTLQVRCKQQLGMPEDLPEGAYQGEYINDIAQECLQEFGEDVVLKDDEFFEEYAKNHLLQIIKEDLLLYGIKFDEWFSEKKLHDNGSVDAALKKLKKAGLAYEQDGALWFKSTEFGDEKDRVVKKSTGEMTYIAGDVAYHQNKFERGYDHLINIFGQDHHGYVMRLKATMQALGYPADKLDVILYQLVSIKKGEEAVKMSKRSGSFTTLRDVVDAVGTDVARFFYLNRKAEAHLELDLSIALKKSNENPVFYIQYAYVRIMSVLEKAALEPAFASFAQQLKNCSLGQESACKADALHHVFAHAGPAENELLKKIVSLQDILKTIEQSYQTHLLAYYSWELANKFHNFYTNNRIIDTDNPEVTNMRLFLAVLVRNTLHTCLTLLGVSRPEKM